One Fusarium musae strain F31 chromosome 6, whole genome shotgun sequence DNA segment encodes these proteins:
- a CDS encoding hypothetical protein (EggNog:ENOG41), translating into MAPKTLTSLPSEIRQQIFRESLKVDGGYVYDVQTDKLTNADGTAIDLSLLYTCRSIANDTRAMPLAVNTIRFSTVFRQDWCNLAGCFTLAATTHYVLEQDFVFHLAQFITPEMFAEVELICPGFQEQLKIEVVKHNAWIHDNENPEYIFPTDRLRPAMCSMIRQFMKRVDLLNVNAPSVGCLEFRLLHTEADANVRGSLGNRWRTEWAQGELREATRHCLKLISEAQPAEFATYVYNSLPHWIGSRPAEDFINLRFNLWDIPSQKRVAQMLELFEIRPFVWDLPATWYYTPRSFYDQVGKDVPQDRRSPEFEKPDNLLEHFTTRCREKLRFSATAAAIHFLQRIPTSQRKQMRRIVLHEDLPSVNLPSRHSQGFIPFLKENPLLRVERRANVFGCIASQRPYNIIAHMDSEGEGRMLSPPVIVDREFESSIYHWLLDAFAVVDSGINTNCFTFVLEAGQHSDYCSELFQQVIQAEISKSKAWKICLDTELLSSVRPSTLEDNTTRYAKDPRFEQLVDQLVHQTSIFRCDFNPGVPLDVDELVEDAKLRHGENIFDKWVSQWLFETIPLPHDLYHDVMVAPNWEFQTRQKYIESK; encoded by the coding sequence ATGGCTCCGAAAACACTCACAAGCCTGCCTTCTGAGATTCGTCAGCAAATCTTCAGAGAGAGTCTGAAGGTAGATGGGGGCTATGTCTACGATGTTCAGACTGATAAACTGACGAATGCCGACGGCACCGCGATTGATCTATCCCTTCTTTATACTTGTCGCTCGATCGCGAACGACACTAGAGCGATGCCGCTGGCAGTCAATACTATCCGGTTCTCGACTGTATTTCGCCAAGACTGGTGTAACTTGGCTGGCTGCTTCACTCTTGCTGCTACCACTCACTACGTTCTGGAGCAAGACTTTGTGTTTCATTTAGCCCAATTCATCACTCCTGAGATGTTCGCCGAGGTCGAGTTAATATGCCCGGGCTTTCAGGAACAACTCAAGATTGAGGTCGTCAAGCACAACGCATGGATACATGACAACGAGAACCCAGAATACATATTCCCGACTGACAGGTTGCGACCCGCCATGTGCAGCATGATACGACAATTTATGAAAAGGGTCGACTTGCTCAACGTGAATGCGCCGTCGGTGGGCTGCCTTGAGTTTCGTCTTCTGCACACTGAAGCCGATGCAAACGTCAGAGGTAGCTTAGGGAATCGATGGCGAACGGAATGGGCCCAAGGTGAACTGCGGGAGGCAACAAGGCATTGTCTAAAACTCATCTCCGAGGCGCAACCGGCTGAGTTTGCGACATACGTATACAATTCACTCCCCCATTGGATTGGAAGTCGCCCTGCCGAAGACTTTATCAACTTGAGATTCAACCTGTGGGACATCCCTTCTCAAAAGCGAGTGGCCCAGATGCTGGAGTTGTTTGAGATTAGGCCGTTTGTTTGGGATCTTCCAGCTACCTGGTACTACACACCGCGTAGCTTCTACGATCAAGTCGGCAAAGACGTTCCGCAAGATCGACGTTCTCCTGAGTTCGAGAAACCGGACAATTTATTGGAGCACTTCACCACTCGATGTCGGGAGAAGCTAAGGTTTTCTGCCACCGCTGCTGCAATTCACTTTCTTCAACGAATTCCGACTAGCCAGCGGAAGCAGATGAGACGGATTGTATTGCATGAGGACTTGCCATCGGTGAATCTGCCTTCTCGCCATTCCCAAGGGTTCATTCCTTTTTTGAAAGAGAACCCCTTGCTTCGAGTCGAGCGCCGTGCCAACGTTTTTGGCTGCATCGCAAGTCAGCGTCCCTACAACATTATCGCTCACATGGACAGtgagggggaggggaggaTGCTCTCACCGCCAGTGATTGTGGACCGAGAGTTTGAGTCTAGTATATACCACTGGCTCCTTGATGCTTTCGCGGTGGTGGATTCAGGCATTAACACCAACTGCTTCACTTTTGTTTTGGAAGCTGGGCAACACAGCGATTACTGCTCTGAACTTTTCCAACAGGTCATCCAGGCGGAGATCTCCAAGTCGAAGGCTTGGAAGATCTGCTTGGACACCGAGCTTTTGTCATCTGTGAGACCAAGTACACTGGAGGATAACACGACAAGATATGCAAAGGATCCGAGGTTTGAGCAACTTGTTGATCAATTGGTGCACCAAACATCGATCTTCCGGTGCGACTTCAACCCCGGGGTACCATTAGATGTAGACGAATTGGTTGAGGATGCCAAGTTACGGCACGGTGAGAATATTTTCGATAAGTGGGTGAGCCAGTGGCTTTTTGAGACGATTCCATTGCCACATGATCTGTACCATGATGTAATGGTGGCTCCCAACTGGGAGTTTCAGACCCGACAGAAGTATATTGAGTCAAAGTGA